Proteins from one Natrinema salinisoli genomic window:
- a CDS encoding nitric-oxide reductase large subunit, protein MQISRKQLATFLATIFVVNLIVMGGGAWLSYANEPAIPDTIVGPEGETVATSDDVQSGKTVFQENGLMNQGSILGHGSYYDTDYTANALELKTEHMREYYAQERHGEEYAALDASTQAGIDQQVRQELQSSSYEPERVEYSAAEVYAHQQVREEYVERYHEGDRERGIPEGQVPSAEEAEEFADFALWTAWISHTDRPGSEASFTNDWPYSPAAGNAAGGPVMTWSVIAMVLLVGGAGVAIWLYQSIEIPEPDAAGVSIPHPSEIDLTPSQLLSTRFILIGALLFAAQTFLGGLLAHYYVERDGFFGMRELIGVDILQWLPWSIARTWHVDLGVLWIATMWLGAGLFLAPLLTGREPPKQALYVKGLIGALLVVAVGGLAGIWLGIHNYFGDQLWWLLGNEGLEYLEIGRVWQFGLLAGFLGWTALVARGFKPLLDREPRYGLAHMIVYAGGSIGLLFIAGFLYTPQTNIVTTEFWRWWVVHMWVEGVFEFFIVVVIALTLVSMNLLAKKSAEKAVIFQAALVMGSGIIGVSHHYWWVGLPEAWLPIGSVFSTLEFIPLLFILYEALGQYRAMDTAGTDFPYRMAFYFIVASSVWNFFGAGVIGFFINLPLISYYQTGTYLTVAHAHGAMFGAFGLLAMGMAVYILRLTTRAEAWSSRRLRWSFWCCNVGLALMIFLSLLPIGFLQLETAFTQSYAAARSLEFYSGGLIQTLFWLRMPGDTLLIAGAVLFAWDVAAKLLFQRKATAGETSSHVIADRIFGDRDAVEPVGDDD, encoded by the coding sequence ATGCAGATATCCAGGAAACAACTCGCCACGTTTCTCGCGACGATCTTCGTCGTGAACCTCATCGTTATGGGCGGTGGGGCGTGGCTCTCGTATGCGAACGAACCGGCGATCCCCGACACGATCGTCGGGCCGGAGGGCGAAACGGTCGCGACGAGCGACGACGTCCAGTCCGGGAAGACGGTGTTCCAGGAGAACGGCTTGATGAATCAGGGCTCGATTCTGGGCCACGGTAGTTACTACGACACCGACTACACCGCCAACGCGCTCGAGTTGAAGACCGAGCACATGCGCGAGTATTACGCGCAGGAGCGCCACGGCGAGGAGTACGCGGCCCTCGACGCGTCGACGCAGGCCGGGATCGACCAGCAGGTCCGGCAGGAACTCCAGTCGAGTAGTTACGAGCCCGAGCGGGTCGAATACTCCGCCGCCGAAGTCTACGCCCATCAGCAGGTCCGCGAGGAGTACGTCGAACGCTACCACGAGGGCGACCGCGAGCGCGGGATCCCCGAGGGACAGGTGCCGAGCGCCGAGGAAGCGGAGGAGTTCGCTGACTTCGCGCTGTGGACCGCCTGGATCTCGCACACCGATCGCCCCGGATCCGAGGCGTCGTTCACCAACGACTGGCCGTACTCGCCCGCCGCGGGGAACGCGGCCGGCGGTCCGGTGATGACCTGGAGCGTCATCGCGATGGTGTTGCTGGTCGGCGGTGCGGGCGTCGCGATCTGGCTCTACCAGTCCATCGAGATCCCCGAGCCCGACGCCGCGGGCGTTTCGATCCCTCACCCCAGCGAAATCGATCTGACGCCGAGCCAGCTGTTGAGCACGCGGTTCATACTGATCGGCGCACTGCTGTTCGCCGCCCAGACGTTCCTCGGCGGCTTGCTCGCTCACTACTACGTCGAGCGCGACGGCTTCTTCGGGATGCGGGAGTTGATCGGTGTCGACATCCTCCAGTGGCTGCCCTGGTCGATCGCCCGGACCTGGCACGTCGACCTCGGGGTCCTCTGGATCGCCACCATGTGGCTCGGCGCGGGCCTGTTCCTCGCCCCGCTGCTGACCGGTCGCGAACCGCCCAAACAGGCCCTGTATGTCAAGGGGCTGATCGGCGCGTTGCTCGTCGTCGCCGTTGGCGGACTGGCCGGCATCTGGCTCGGCATCCACAACTACTTCGGCGACCAGCTCTGGTGGCTGCTGGGTAACGAGGGCCTCGAGTACCTCGAGATCGGCCGCGTCTGGCAGTTCGGACTGCTCGCGGGCTTCCTCGGCTGGACCGCCCTCGTGGCCCGCGGGTTCAAGCCGCTGCTGGACCGCGAGCCCCGCTACGGGCTCGCCCACATGATCGTCTACGCCGGCGGCTCGATCGGCCTGCTGTTCATCGCCGGCTTCCTCTACACGCCCCAGACCAACATCGTCACCACCGAGTTCTGGCGCTGGTGGGTCGTCCACATGTGGGTCGAGGGCGTCTTCGAGTTCTTCATCGTCGTCGTCATCGCGCTCACGCTGGTCTCGATGAACCTCCTCGCCAAGAAGTCCGCCGAGAAGGCCGTCATCTTCCAGGCCGCCCTCGTCATGGGCAGTGGCATCATCGGCGTCTCCCACCACTACTGGTGGGTCGGCCTCCCCGAGGCCTGGCTGCCCATCGGCAGCGTCTTCTCGACGCTCGAGTTCATCCCGCTCCTGTTCATCCTCTACGAGGCGCTGGGACAATACCGCGCGATGGACACCGCGGGCACCGACTTCCCCTACCGGATGGCCTTCTACTTCATCGTGGCCTCGAGCGTCTGGAACTTCTTCGGCGCGGGGGTCATCGGCTTCTTCATCAACCTCCCGCTGATCAGCTACTACCAGACCGGGACCTACCTCACCGTGGCCCACGCCCACGGCGCGATGTTCGGTGCGTTCGGCCTGCTCGCGATGGGGATGGCCGTCTACATCCTCCGGCTGACCACCCGCGCCGAGGCCTGGTCCAGCCGACGCCTGCGCTGGTCGTTCTGGTGCTGTAACGTCGGGCTGGCGCTGATGATCTTCCTCTCCCTGCTCCCCATCGGCTTCCTCCAGCTCGAGACCGCGTTCACCCAGAGCTACGCCGCGGCGCGCAGCCTCGAGTTCTACAGCGGCGGGCTGATCCAGACGCTGTTCTGGCTGCGCATGCCCGGCGACACGCTGTTGATCGCCGGTGCGGTCCTCTTCGCCTGGGACGTCGCCGCGAAGCTGCTCTTCCAGCGGAAGGCGACCGCCGGCGAGACGAGTAGCCACGTTATCGCCGACCGGATCTTCGGCGACCGCGACGCCGTCGAGCCGGTCGGCGACGACGACTGA
- a CDS encoding TrmB family transcriptional regulator has protein sequence MSNAEEAVSALEGLGLTEYEARCFVALVRISTGTAKEISQVADIPRSRVYDTIERLDRKGLVSVQQTEPRQYKAVPVETACRRIREDYDSRINAAERSLGQLEEPDSRDDEGMWAITQKEHVTERVVRFLEEAEETIHYLVPATEVVDRPILDGLQSAADRGVSVYIEVPTGDDREEFAAAVPDADVVVAPDLETTSTVHDEWPAQLLMADQEAIVAAGVKESDLPDVVNETAVWTYGRDHGFAVWTRELLDDRLEERDEDRTTDD, from the coding sequence GTGTCAAACGCCGAGGAAGCGGTCAGCGCCCTCGAGGGGCTCGGACTAACCGAGTACGAAGCCCGCTGTTTCGTGGCGCTCGTCCGGATCTCGACGGGGACCGCCAAGGAGATCAGTCAGGTCGCGGACATCCCCCGTTCGCGGGTGTACGACACGATCGAACGGCTCGACCGAAAGGGGCTCGTCAGCGTCCAGCAGACCGAACCCCGTCAATACAAGGCCGTCCCGGTCGAGACGGCGTGTCGGCGAATCCGCGAAGACTACGACTCGCGGATCAACGCCGCCGAGCGCTCCCTCGGCCAACTCGAGGAACCCGACTCGCGGGACGACGAGGGAATGTGGGCGATCACCCAGAAGGAACACGTCACCGAACGCGTCGTCCGCTTCCTGGAGGAGGCCGAGGAGACGATTCACTACCTCGTCCCGGCGACGGAGGTGGTCGATCGACCGATCCTCGACGGGCTTCAGTCGGCCGCCGATCGCGGCGTCAGCGTCTACATCGAAGTACCGACCGGAGACGATCGCGAGGAGTTCGCGGCGGCAGTTCCCGACGCCGACGTCGTCGTCGCACCCGACCTCGAGACGACCAGTACCGTCCACGACGAGTGGCCGGCACAGTTGCTCATGGCCGACCAGGAAGCGATCGTCGCGGCCGGGGTCAAAGAGAGCGATCTCCCCGACGTGGTCAACGAGACGGCGGTCTGGACCTACGGCCGCGATCACGGGTTCGCCGTCTGGACTCGCGAACTGCTGGACGACCGGCTCGAGGAACGCGACGAGGACCGAACGACGGACGATTGA
- a CDS encoding ammonium transporter, with the protein MEPTILQADTEMLAGALNYTWILVVSFLIFFMHAGFAMLEAGQVRSKNVANQLTKNLLTWSVGVMAFFLVGAGVSSLVGGGGFTWVAGTDPASWADGWLYGAVFAMTAATIVSGAVAGRAKLRAYVTYTLLLAAVIYPVVTGITWSGAYVSQFLGTGFQDFAGGMIVHGMGGIAGLTAAWVLGPRMDRYNSDGSVNVIPGHSMTFAVLGTLVLAFGWYGFNVGTASIFVENSAGEMVFNGAVLGRVALTTTLAMAMGAIGSGAVALLKTGKVDTLYVANGLLAGLVGITAIPNVAAWWGAIVVGFLAGAQLPIVFSFVEERLKIDDVCAVFPVHGSAGVLGTLLFPFVAAPGVVDNVVNAFIAQLAGVVAITVWTVVTTALVFGALKAAGQARVSEEHERDGLDVSEHGVDTYPEFGQPDIATDGGDEVIRADGGEPNDGQIKMVTAIVRPDRLGAIKQSLAEAGAPSLTVTNVSGRGSQPAKKGQWRGEEYTVDLHQKVKIECVVADIPAQEVVDAIREGAETGEPGDGKIFVMPVEGATQIRTGKTGPDAV; encoded by the coding sequence ATGGAGCCGACGATCCTGCAGGCCGATACCGAAATGCTGGCAGGGGCGCTCAACTACACGTGGATTCTGGTCGTGTCGTTCCTGATCTTCTTCATGCACGCGGGCTTCGCGATGCTGGAGGCGGGTCAGGTTCGCTCGAAGAACGTCGCGAACCAGCTGACGAAGAACCTGCTGACCTGGTCGGTCGGCGTGATGGCGTTCTTCCTCGTCGGTGCCGGCGTGAGCAGTCTCGTCGGCGGCGGCGGCTTCACCTGGGTCGCCGGAACCGATCCGGCATCCTGGGCCGACGGCTGGTTGTACGGGGCCGTCTTCGCGATGACGGCGGCGACGATCGTCTCCGGTGCCGTCGCCGGACGCGCGAAACTCCGCGCGTACGTGACCTACACGCTTCTGCTGGCGGCGGTCATCTACCCCGTCGTCACCGGGATCACGTGGTCCGGTGCGTACGTTAGCCAGTTCCTCGGAACCGGCTTCCAGGACTTCGCCGGCGGGATGATCGTCCACGGGATGGGCGGCATCGCCGGCCTCACCGCGGCGTGGGTGCTCGGACCCCGCATGGACCGCTACAACAGCGACGGTAGCGTCAACGTCATTCCCGGCCACTCGATGACCTTCGCCGTGCTGGGAACGCTCGTGCTCGCCTTCGGCTGGTACGGATTCAACGTCGGGACGGCCTCGATCTTCGTCGAGAACAGCGCTGGAGAGATGGTGTTCAACGGTGCCGTCCTCGGCCGCGTCGCGCTGACGACGACGCTGGCGATGGCGATGGGCGCAATCGGCTCCGGTGCCGTCGCCCTGCTGAAGACGGGCAAAGTCGACACGCTCTACGTGGCGAACGGCCTGCTGGCCGGCCTCGTCGGCATCACGGCGATCCCCAACGTCGCCGCGTGGTGGGGCGCTATCGTCGTCGGCTTCCTCGCCGGCGCGCAGCTGCCGATCGTCTTCAGCTTCGTCGAGGAGCGCCTGAAGATCGACGACGTCTGTGCGGTCTTCCCCGTCCACGGGTCCGCTGGCGTTCTCGGAACCCTGCTGTTCCCGTTCGTGGCCGCGCCGGGCGTCGTCGATAACGTCGTCAACGCGTTCATCGCACAACTCGCAGGCGTCGTGGCAATCACCGTCTGGACGGTCGTCACGACTGCCCTCGTGTTCGGTGCACTGAAGGCTGCCGGCCAGGCCCGCGTCTCCGAGGAACACGAACGCGACGGGCTCGACGTCTCCGAACACGGCGTCGACACCTACCCCGAGTTCGGCCAGCCCGACATCGCCACCGACGGTGGCGACGAGGTCATTCGCGCCGACGGTGGCGAGCCCAATGACGGCCAGATCAAGATGGTCACCGCGATCGTCCGTCCCGACCGCCTCGGTGCGATCAAGCAGTCGCTAGCCGAAGCCGGCGCGCCGTCGCTGACCGTCACCAACGTCTCCGGTCGCGGCTCCCAACCCGCGAAGAAAGGGCAGTGGCGCGGTGAGGAGTACACGGTCGATCTCCACCAGAAAGTCAAGATCGAGTGCGTCGTCGCGGACATCCCGGCGCAGGAAGTCGTCGACGCCATCCGCGAGGGTGCCGAAACCGGCGAACCCGGCGACGGCAAGATCTTCGTCATGCCCGTCGAGGGCGCGACCCAGATCCGCACCGGCAAGACCGGTCCCGACGCCGTCTGA
- the hemC gene encoding hydroxymethylbilane synthase, translating to MRTRGTLRLATRGSALARRQASLVQDALEERRYEVELVTVDTTGDQIRDELIHRLGKTGAFVRELDERVLEGELDAAVHSMKDMPTEQPTELVTAAVPERGRPGDVLITPDGTTLEELPAGATVGTSSLRRRAQLLSERSDIEVEPLRGNVDTRIEKLLAPALQEEHRKRTEADKERKGNTGDEDFEAEYDRTTDEWFDDLSELEKGALGREVETEYDAIVLARAGLERSGLAHHVDYQELPTSTFVPAPGQGALAVTAPDGETARDIQTAIDHPRSRVETTVERTILAELGGGCIAPVGIYAVVQGEYVHATVSVFDRDGEESVTGSRDLPIETHAEAAREFARDLADRGAAALIERAREDAEGDGDESVSEEDKPEGK from the coding sequence ATGAGAACGCGCGGGACGCTGCGACTGGCGACGAGGGGGTCCGCACTCGCCCGGCGACAGGCCTCGCTGGTACAAGACGCCCTGGAGGAGCGCCGGTACGAGGTCGAACTCGTCACCGTCGACACGACCGGGGACCAGATCAGAGACGAGTTGATTCACCGGCTCGGGAAGACGGGCGCGTTCGTCCGCGAGCTGGACGAACGGGTCCTCGAGGGGGAGCTCGACGCCGCGGTCCACTCGATGAAGGACATGCCGACCGAACAGCCGACGGAGCTCGTGACCGCCGCGGTTCCCGAGCGAGGACGACCGGGTGACGTCCTCATCACGCCCGACGGGACGACGCTCGAGGAACTGCCCGCCGGCGCGACCGTCGGCACCTCGAGTCTCCGTCGGCGCGCGCAACTGCTCTCGGAGCGGTCGGACATCGAGGTCGAGCCGCTGCGCGGGAACGTCGATACGCGCATCGAGAAGCTGCTCGCGCCCGCGCTGCAGGAGGAACACCGGAAGCGGACGGAAGCCGACAAGGAGCGCAAGGGGAACACAGGCGACGAGGATTTCGAGGCCGAGTACGACCGCACCACCGACGAGTGGTTCGACGACCTCTCCGAACTCGAGAAGGGCGCGCTCGGCCGCGAGGTCGAGACGGAGTACGACGCGATCGTCCTCGCGCGGGCCGGGCTCGAGCGCAGCGGGCTCGCCCACCACGTCGACTACCAGGAGCTCCCGACGTCGACGTTCGTCCCGGCGCCGGGACAGGGGGCGCTCGCGGTGACCGCACCCGACGGGGAGACGGCCCGCGATATTCAGACCGCGATCGATCACCCGCGGAGTCGCGTCGAGACGACCGTCGAGCGGACGATCCTGGCGGAACTGGGCGGCGGCTGTATCGCTCCGGTCGGCATCTACGCGGTCGTTCAGGGCGAGTACGTCCACGCGACGGTCAGCGTCTTCGACCGCGACGGCGAGGAGTCGGTTACCGGGAGTCGGGACCTCCCGATCGAAACCCACGCCGAAGCGGCCCGCGAGTTCGCACGGGACCTCGCGGACCGCGGGGCGGCGGCCCTGATCGAACGGGCCCGCGAAGACGCCGAGGGTGACGGCGACGAGAGCGTCTCCGAGGAAGATAAGCCCGAGGGGAAGTAG
- a CDS encoding sensor histidine kinase, producing MRWSSDGSLLSRDRIPTYLIGFGLSLTSVVLGEIALLYAFDPTSVDDSEFLVGVLTTMPFLIGITYAGYWLRSSALSSARYPRIAGWCLGGLLTFLIVNVLLMFVIPSGSWLVIFSWGRWAAAFGAGTGLLIGCLEGRAIERALAAERAALRTEHVEAQRDYLDYLNGILRHEVLNTATVINGYASQVLEEESSLDDRSRRWLEIVIDHSEDMSTVIDDVRILLQTTDGNFQLEPVNATRVVRAEVRKLENAWEEIDVEASIPPDVLVRADDLLPRIFGNLLSNAVEHNDAATPRVTVTVEPGPDTVRFEIADNGPGIPDSEIDSLFDRVESHGSTHGLGLYLVDQLVSRYDGTVELVDTGPEGSRFVVELPAVSPEPGGSSEESGLAALSSE from the coding sequence ATGCGATGGTCGTCGGACGGCAGTTTACTCTCGAGAGACCGGATTCCGACGTATTTGATCGGGTTTGGACTCTCACTGACGTCCGTCGTGCTCGGTGAAATCGCTCTCCTCTACGCGTTCGATCCGACATCCGTCGACGATAGCGAGTTCCTCGTCGGCGTCCTTACGACGATGCCGTTCCTGATCGGCATCACGTACGCCGGTTACTGGCTCCGTTCGTCCGCGCTCTCGTCGGCACGCTACCCGCGCATCGCGGGGTGGTGTCTCGGCGGCTTGCTCACCTTCCTGATCGTCAACGTCCTCCTCATGTTCGTCATTCCGTCCGGATCCTGGCTCGTCATCTTCTCGTGGGGTCGGTGGGCCGCGGCTTTCGGCGCTGGGACCGGATTGCTCATCGGCTGTCTCGAAGGCCGCGCCATCGAGCGCGCTCTGGCCGCCGAACGCGCGGCCCTCCGAACGGAACACGTCGAGGCTCAACGGGACTACCTCGATTACCTCAACGGCATTCTCCGCCACGAGGTGTTGAACACCGCGACGGTCATCAACGGCTACGCGTCGCAGGTCCTCGAGGAGGAGTCGTCGCTGGACGACCGCAGCCGTCGGTGGCTCGAGATCGTCATCGATCACTCCGAGGACATGTCGACGGTGATCGACGACGTGCGTATCCTCCTCCAGACCACCGACGGGAACTTCCAGCTCGAGCCGGTCAACGCCACTCGAGTGGTGCGGGCCGAAGTTCGAAAACTGGAGAACGCATGGGAAGAGATCGACGTGGAGGCCTCGATTCCGCCGGACGTCCTCGTCCGCGCCGACGACTTGCTCCCCCGTATCTTCGGCAATCTCCTCTCGAACGCGGTCGAGCACAACGACGCTGCGACCCCGCGCGTCACGGTCACTGTCGAGCCCGGTCCCGACACCGTTCGGTTCGAAATCGCGGACAACGGTCCCGGGATCCCCGACTCGGAGATCGATTCGCTCTTCGACCGGGTCGAAAGTCACGGCAGCACGCACGGACTGGGACTCTACCTGGTCGACCAGCTGGTCAGCCGCTACGACGGGACCGTCGAACTCGTCGACACCGGTCCCGAGGGGAGCCGCTTCGTCGTCGAACTCCCGGCCGTCTCGCCCGAACCGGGCGGTTCGTCCGAAGAGAGCGGACTGGCAGCACTTTCGTCCGAGTGA
- the hemL gene encoding glutamate-1-semialdehyde 2,1-aminomutase has protein sequence MTEDNSRELYDRALSVMPGGVNSAVRAAIEPYPFFVQKGDGGHVIDADGNRYIDWVMGLGPLLLGHDLPEPVRAAVQQKASEGPMYGTPTEVEVDLAEFVVRHVPSVEKIRFVNSGTEATVSAVRLARGYTGRNKIVVMQGGYHGAQESTLVEGDAENPKPSSAGIPQSFAEHTIPVPFNDEKAMRDAFEKHGDDIAAVLTEPILGNYGIVYPEEGYHEFLRDITDEYGSLLIFDEVITGFRVGGLGCAQSEFGITPDLTTFGKIIGGGFPVGAIGGRAEIVEGFTPSGDVFQAGTFSGHPVTMAAGLETLQFAAENDVYDHVNGLGHRLRSGLQDIVADQAPSYTVTGTDSMFKVIFTRDGPGPDSLEEQCEAGCRQDPTCPRYDYCPKNAGDVKNAETERWRRIFWGKMKEQDVFLSQNQFECQFVSYGHTEEDVEETLEAYKEAL, from the coding sequence ATGACCGAGGACAACTCACGCGAGCTGTACGACCGGGCGCTGTCGGTGATGCCCGGCGGCGTCAACTCCGCGGTTCGCGCGGCGATCGAGCCGTATCCGTTTTTCGTGCAAAAGGGAGACGGCGGCCACGTTATCGACGCGGACGGCAATCGCTACATCGACTGGGTGATGGGACTGGGCCCGCTGTTGCTGGGTCACGACCTTCCCGAGCCGGTTCGGGCGGCCGTCCAGCAGAAGGCCAGTGAAGGCCCGATGTACGGCACCCCGACGGAGGTCGAAGTTGACCTCGCGGAGTTCGTCGTCCGCCACGTGCCGAGCGTCGAGAAGATCCGCTTCGTCAACTCCGGGACCGAGGCGACGGTCTCGGCGGTGCGACTCGCGCGCGGCTATACCGGTCGGAACAAGATCGTCGTCATGCAGGGCGGCTACCACGGCGCACAGGAGTCGACGCTGGTCGAGGGCGACGCGGAGAATCCGAAGCCGTCCTCGGCGGGCATCCCGCAGTCGTTCGCCGAACACACCATCCCGGTGCCGTTCAACGACGAGAAGGCGATGCGGGACGCCTTCGAGAAACACGGTGACGATATCGCGGCCGTCCTCACCGAGCCCATTCTTGGCAACTACGGTATCGTCTACCCCGAGGAGGGCTACCACGAATTCCTCCGCGATATCACCGACGAGTACGGCTCCCTGCTGATCTTCGACGAAGTGATCACCGGCTTCCGCGTCGGCGGCCTCGGCTGCGCCCAGAGCGAGTTCGGGATCACGCCCGATCTGACGACCTTCGGGAAGATCATCGGCGGCGGCTTCCCCGTCGGCGCGATCGGCGGCCGCGCCGAAATCGTCGAGGGCTTCACGCCCTCCGGCGACGTCTTCCAGGCCGGTACCTTCTCCGGCCACCCCGTCACCATGGCCGCCGGCCTCGAGACCCTGCAATTCGCCGCGGAAAACGACGTCTACGACCACGTCAACGGGCTCGGCCACCGGCTCCGAAGCGGACTACAGGACATCGTCGCCGATCAGGCCCCCAGCTACACCGTCACCGGCACCGACAGCATGTTCAAGGTAATATTCACCCGAGACGGACCGGGGCCGGATTCCCTGGAAGAACAGTGCGAGGCCGGCTGTCGACAGGACCCGACCTGTCCCCGTTACGACTACTGTCCGAAAAACGCCGGGGACGTCAAAAACGCCGAAACCGAACGCTGGCGGCGCATCTTCTGGGGGAAAATGAAAGAGCAGGACGTCTTCCTCTCGCAGAACCAGTTCGAGTGTCAGTTCGTCAGTTACGGCCACACCGAGGAGGACGTCGAAGAGACGCTCGAGGCGTACAAGGAAGCGCTGTAG
- a CDS encoding group I truncated hemoglobin: MAETLYERLGGEDAITAVVDEFYDRVMADDQVAGYFDDVDMQKQRAHQAQFISSVTGGPVEYSGGEMEDVHADMGITPADFRAIATHLDDALAEFDVDEDDREAVLEEIAGYQDAIVTAAD; encoded by the coding sequence ATGGCAGAAACCCTCTACGAGCGACTCGGTGGCGAAGACGCGATCACGGCCGTCGTCGACGAGTTCTACGACCGAGTCATGGCGGACGATCAGGTCGCAGGCTACTTCGACGACGTCGATATGCAGAAACAACGCGCACACCAGGCCCAGTTCATCAGTTCGGTCACCGGCGGCCCGGTCGAATACTCCGGCGGGGAGATGGAAGACGTTCACGCGGATATGGGCATCACGCCGGCGGACTTCCGGGCGATCGCGACCCACCTCGACGACGCGCTCGCCGAGTTCGACGTCGACGAGGACGACCGCGAGGCGGTCCTCGAGGAGATCGCGGGCTATCAGGACGCGATCGTCACGGCGGCCGACTGA
- the hemB gene encoding porphobilinogen synthase, translating into MDLTHRPRRLRQDRVRDLVSETSLEPADLIAPVFVDATTDERTPIESMPGHDRVPIEGIVARVEEVLETGVEAVMLFGIPESKDSEGTRAWAEDGVVQEALRRITSETDAYVITDVCLCEYTDHGHCGPLEEELRSEEVVEGGPACEPTTTVDNDATLDALEQIAVSHARAGADMVAPSGMMDGMVGAIRSALDEAGFEHVPIMSYAAKYESAFYGPFRDAADGAPSFGNRRHYQMDPANSREAMREVRLDAEQGADVMMVKPALAYLDIIANVRREFDHPVAAYNVSGEYAMLHAAAEKGWLDLDAAATESLLSIKRAGADLILTYFAEDIAERL; encoded by the coding sequence ATGGATCTCACTCACCGTCCCCGTCGCCTTCGACAGGACCGGGTTCGGGACCTCGTCAGCGAGACGAGTCTCGAGCCGGCCGATCTCATCGCACCGGTGTTCGTCGACGCCACGACCGACGAGCGCACGCCCATCGAGTCGATGCCCGGTCACGATCGTGTCCCGATCGAGGGGATCGTCGCCCGCGTCGAGGAAGTCCTCGAGACGGGCGTCGAAGCGGTCATGCTCTTCGGCATCCCGGAATCGAAAGACTCCGAAGGCACCCGCGCCTGGGCCGAGGACGGCGTCGTTCAGGAGGCGCTCCGCCGGATCACGAGCGAAACCGACGCGTACGTCATCACGGACGTCTGCCTCTGTGAGTACACCGATCACGGTCACTGCGGCCCGCTCGAGGAGGAGCTCCGGAGCGAGGAGGTCGTCGAGGGCGGCCCCGCCTGCGAGCCGACGACGACCGTCGACAACGACGCCACCCTGGACGCGCTCGAGCAGATCGCCGTCTCGCACGCCCGTGCGGGCGCGGACATGGTCGCGCCGAGCGGGATGATGGACGGCATGGTCGGGGCCATTCGCTCGGCGCTGGACGAGGCAGGCTTCGAACACGTCCCGATCATGAGCTACGCGGCCAAGTACGAGAGCGCGTTCTACGGCCCCTTCCGTGACGCCGCCGACGGCGCGCCTTCCTTCGGCAACCGCAGACACTATCAGATGGATCCCGCGAACTCGCGGGAAGCCATGCGGGAGGTCCGGCTGGACGCCGAGCAGGGCGCGGACGTGATGATGGTCAAACCCGCCCTGGCGTACCTCGACATCATCGCTAACGTTCGTCGGGAGTTCGACCACCCCGTCGCCGCCTACAACGTCTCCGGCGAGTACGCGATGCTCCACGCCGCCGCCGAGAAGGGGTGGCTCGATCTCGACGCGGCCGCCACCGAATCGCTGCTGTCGATCAAACGTGCGGGTGCGGACCTGATTCTGACGTATTTCGCCGAGGATATCGCGGAGCGGCTGTAG
- the cobA gene encoding uroporphyrinogen-III C-methyltransferase, translating to MSDNAIDAEPGTVYLVGSGPGDPDLLTVKAKRLLETADVVLHDKLPGPEIIETLPNDRREDVGKRAGGERTPQSEINERLVELAREGKSVVRLKGGDSFVFGRGGEEAEYLAAHEVPFEVVPAVTSAIAAPAVAGVPVTHRDHASSVSFVTGHEDPTKEESAVDWEALAATGGTIVVLMGVGRLPDYTKALLEAGMAPETPVALVERGTWPGQQVATGTLETIVDARDEADISPPAVTVIGDVAGTRDSIVEFLQNDYGTPADGDGNDNELEG from the coding sequence ATGTCAGACAACGCTATCGACGCCGAACCGGGTACCGTCTACCTCGTCGGCAGCGGCCCCGGCGACCCCGATCTTTTGACCGTCAAGGCGAAGCGGCTGCTCGAGACCGCCGACGTCGTCCTCCACGACAAACTCCCCGGCCCGGAGATCATCGAGACCCTGCCGAACGACCGCCGCGAGGACGTCGGGAAGCGCGCCGGCGGCGAGCGCACGCCCCAGTCGGAGATCAACGAGCGGCTGGTCGAACTCGCCCGCGAGGGGAAGTCCGTGGTCCGACTCAAGGGCGGCGACTCCTTCGTCTTCGGTCGCGGCGGCGAAGAGGCCGAGTACCTGGCGGCTCACGAGGTCCCCTTCGAAGTCGTTCCCGCGGTCACCTCCGCCATCGCCGCGCCCGCGGTGGCCGGGGTTCCGGTCACCCACCGCGATCACGCCTCCTCGGTTTCCTTCGTCACGGGCCACGAGGACCCCACCAAGGAGGAGTCGGCCGTCGATTGGGAGGCCCTGGCCGCCACCGGCGGGACGATCGTCGTGCTGATGGGCGTCGGTCGGCTCCCGGACTACACCAAAGCGCTGCTCGAGGCGGGGATGGCCCCCGAGACGCCGGTCGCGCTCGTCGAGCGCGGCACCTGGCCCGGCCAGCAGGTCGCGACGGGGACGCTCGAGACCATCGTCGACGCCCGCGACGAGGCGGACATCTCGCCGCCCGCGGTGACCGTGATCGGCGACGTCGCCGGGACGCGGGACTCGATCGTCGAGTTCCTGCAGAACGACTACGGCACGCCCGCCGATGGCGA